CAAGCTGACCGCCATCGAGCCGGTGGAAGGTCTGCCGGAAGGCAAGGCGGACAACCAGATTCTCGGCGTCGTGCGCGCGCTGCAACGCGACCGCACGGACCGCCAGGTCGTGCTGGTGTCGAAAGACATCAATATGCGCATCAAGGCGCATGCGCTCGGTCTGCCCGCCGAAGACTACTTCAACGACCAGGTGCTCGAAGACAGCGATCTGCTGTACTCGGGCATCCGCGCGCTGCCGCAGGATTTCTGGACGAAGCACGCGAAGGGCATGGAGAGCTGGCAGGACACCAAAACCGGCACCACGTATTACCGGGTGACGGGTCCGCTGTGCGCATCGATGCTGGTCAACGAGTTCGTCTATCTGGAGCCGCAGAACGGCGAGCCGGCGTTTCACGCGCTGGTGCGCGAGCTGAACGGCAAGACGGCGCTGCTGCAAACCTTGCGCGACTACGGTCATCACAAGAACAACGTGTGGGGCATCACCGCGCGCAATCGCGAGCAGAACTTCGCGCTGAACCTGCTGATGAATCCGGAGATCGACTTCGTCACCCTGCTCGGCCAGGCCGGCACCGGCAAGACGCTGGTCGCGCTCGCCGCCGGCCTCGCGCAGGTGCTCGACGACAAGCGCTACAACGAGATCATCGTGACGCGCGCGACGGTGCCGGTCGGCGAGGACATCGGTTTCCTGCCGGGTACGGAAGAGGAAAAGATGCAGCCGTGGATGGGCGCATTCGACGACAACCTCGAAGTCCTGCAGAAGACCGACGACGCAGCCGGCGAATGGGGCCGCGCCGCGACGCAGGAACTGATCCGTTCGCGTCTGAAGGTCAAGAGCATGAACTTCATGCGCGGCCGCACGTTCGTGGACAAGTATCTGATCATCGACGAGGCGCAGAACCTGACGCCAAAGCAGATGAAGACGCTGGTCACGCGCGCCGGTCCGGGCACGAAGATCATCTGCCTGGGCAACATCGCGCAGATCGATACGCCGTATCTGACGGAAGGCAGCTCGGGGTTGACGTACGTGGTCGATCGCTTCAAGGGCTGGGCGCACAGCGGGCACGTGACGCTGGCGCGCGGCGAACGTTCGCGACTCGCTGACTACGCGTCGGAAATTCTTTAATTTTCAAACGGTTAGCATTTGATCGAAGCCGCCTGCGGGATGTCCCGCAGGCGGCTTTTTCATGGGCGTCGCATACGTTGATTGCCACACTTAGCGCACGAACTTCAAGTAATTTGTCAAGAATTCTTGCCGGAGCGCGGTTTCACCAGCTACCATCCCGAAATCATCCGCCGTTAAATGGGCGTTTACCGCCCTTGTCGTCATGCGCCGACTCGCCCTATCCCTGTTGACCGTCCTGCTGCTCGCCGCCTGTGCCGGCGCGCAGCAAAAGACGTCGTCGCGTGGCGTGCCGGGGAGTTCGGTGGTCGTCGCGAACGGCGCCTATCGGCCGCCGCCGCCGGGATTCCCGAATTTCGTCGATCACAGCGTCGGTCGCGAGGAGATTTCCATTCAGGCGATGAGTCTGGTCGGGATTCCATACAAATGGGGCGGCAATACGCCAGATAGCGGCTTCGATTGCAGCGGTCTGGTTCGTTATGTGGTGGCGCGTGCGGCATCGGTGAACCTGCCCCGCACCACCGCCGATATGAGCGGGCGCGGCGAGTCGATCGAGCCGGACGAGATCGCGCCTGGCGATCTGATTTTCTTCAACACCACTGGCCGGCCGCATTCGCACGTCGGCATTTATGTCGGCAAGCTGCGTTTCGTCAATGCGCCATCGACGGGCGGGACGGTGCGGCTCGACTATTTGACCAATTCGTACTGGGCCAAGCGCTTCGACGGGATCCGGCGTGTTGCCGCGCCGGCCGCGACGCCGGTGCCGACTCCTTTCGATACGCCGAGCTATCAGGCGGCGGCGCCTCAGCAGACTGAGCGTGGGGCGGCGGTGTCGCAGCCGGCGGCGTATGCGGGTGGCGCGGGTCAGGGACAGGCAGCGGCATCGGCGCCGGTATCGACAGCGCAGTGGGAAGGCCAAACTCCGGCGCGTGTCGCCGTTGCGCCTCGTGCGCCTTTGACTATCGAAGCGCAACCGGTGACAGCCACCGCTTCAGCCGCCCCCGCACAGGCCGATCCGTTCGAACCGCCGCCGCCGGGCCTGAGCGCGGCGCAGATGCAGGCTCGGGCGGCCGGCGCGGTTTCGCCGGCAGCGGTTCCGGCGGCTGCACAGGCTAGCGCTTATAACGCGCCATCCTCCTCATTCTCCTCATCCGCTCAAACGATCCCGACCAGTCGCATGACGCCGCAGACCGCGGCCAGCAACGCCCCCGATCCGATCGATGCCGCCGCCGATGCGTTCGAGCCGCCGCCACCCGCCGCGGTCGCGGCACGCCAGGCACAGCAGGCGCAGCAGATTCAGCGCGCGGATAACAACGTCAACGCCAACGTCAATGCCAACGCCAATGCCAATGCCGACGGCGGCGTGCGGATCATGCGGGCATCGACGGCATCACGCGGGATCCCGGCGCCCACGCAAACCAACGACGACCCGATCGCCCGCTTCGCCAACGGGAATTTCTGACGCATCGCGGGTCGGCCGGGCGCGCCGCGCAACATGCGCTTCGCCGGCCGGCTCAACCCGAAACCCGCCGCAACCCGCCGCACGCGTCGCGCTGGCCCCGCAACCCCGCCCCCGCCACACCCGTTCCGCCGATCTGCTATCGTCATCGATATTCTTCCGACAGCAGGTGGCGACGATGGATCTCGGGCTGAAAAACAAAGTGGTCTTGATCACGGGCGGCAGCAAGGGAATCGGCCTCGCCTGCGCCCGCGCCTT
The sequence above is a segment of the Paraburkholderia sp. D15 genome. Coding sequences within it:
- a CDS encoding C40 family peptidase, producing the protein MRRLALSLLTVLLLAACAGAQQKTSSRGVPGSSVVVANGAYRPPPPGFPNFVDHSVGREEISIQAMSLVGIPYKWGGNTPDSGFDCSGLVRYVVARAASVNLPRTTADMSGRGESIEPDEIAPGDLIFFNTTGRPHSHVGIYVGKLRFVNAPSTGGTVRLDYLTNSYWAKRFDGIRRVAAPAATPVPTPFDTPSYQAAAPQQTERGAAVSQPAAYAGGAGQGQAAASAPVSTAQWEGQTPARVAVAPRAPLTIEAQPVTATASAAPAQADPFEPPPPGLSAAQMQARAAGAVSPAAVPAAAQASAYNAPSSSFSSSAQTIPTSRMTPQTAASNAPDPIDAAADAFEPPPPAAVAARQAQQAQQIQRADNNVNANVNANANANADGGVRIMRASTASRGIPAPTQTNDDPIARFANGNF
- a CDS encoding PhoH family protein, which produces MPLPTPPSKLGNLLPPDEYKAKAATPARSASKKQAAEGESAESADYGRANVATPMAHAANAATTLRPVPASAAPAANATNATHAAGQPAPARARKTKQTAALLQPVPTARPAAEPAAPATHTQPTAQPVVARAPSAKQADAGKAAAVAPATRGAGKKRGASVDSAETQKLFVLDTNVLMHDPSCLFRFEEHDVYLPMMTLEELDNHKKGMSEVARNARQVSRTLDALVANAGNMSDGISLARLGSREASGRLFFQTKLTAIEPVEGLPEGKADNQILGVVRALQRDRTDRQVVLVSKDINMRIKAHALGLPAEDYFNDQVLEDSDLLYSGIRALPQDFWTKHAKGMESWQDTKTGTTYYRVTGPLCASMLVNEFVYLEPQNGEPAFHALVRELNGKTALLQTLRDYGHHKNNVWGITARNREQNFALNLLMNPEIDFVTLLGQAGTGKTLVALAAGLAQVLDDKRYNEIIVTRATVPVGEDIGFLPGTEEEKMQPWMGAFDDNLEVLQKTDDAAGEWGRAATQELIRSRLKVKSMNFMRGRTFVDKYLIIDEAQNLTPKQMKTLVTRAGPGTKIICLGNIAQIDTPYLTEGSSGLTYVVDRFKGWAHSGHVTLARGERSRLADYASEIL